The following proteins come from a genomic window of Candidatus Omnitrophota bacterium:
- the gspG gene encoding type II secretion system major pseudopilin GspG has protein sequence MKRRKIDGFTLVELMLVVIIIGSLVAMVLPRFTGRSEQARKQVAAADINSNISVALKLYEMDNGSFPSSSEGLEALLKKPASGAASWSGPYLEKSPVDPWGQAYKYVYPGTHKDYDLYSLGKDGVASADDITNWEE, from the coding sequence ATGAAGAGACGCAAAATAGACGGATTCACTCTGGTCGAGCTCATGCTCGTGGTTATTATTATCGGTTCTCTTGTGGCCATGGTGTTGCCGCGATTTACGGGCCGTTCGGAACAAGCGCGCAAACAGGTGGCGGCGGCTGATATCAATTCCAATATTTCCGTGGCCCTCAAGCTCTACGAAATGGATAACGGTTCTTTTCCTTCTTCCTCGGAGGGTCTGGAAGCACTTTTGAAAAAGCCTGCTTCGGGCGCGGCTTCGTGGAGCGGGCCCTATCTTGAGAAGAGTCCTGTGGATCCTTGGGGCCAAGCCTATAAATACGTCTATCCGGGAACTCACAAAGACTATGATCTGTACTCCTTGGGCAAGGACGGAGTGGCGAGTGCCGACGACATTACCAATTGGGAAGAATAA
- the tadA gene encoding Flp pilus assembly complex ATPase component TadA, whose protein sequence is MVQKPSILVVESDLGFANLLRLRLEEAGYRVHMALSGREVLIRAIDETPDLLIVDAKLPDKSGLDLFAELKEIAKFRHTPVLFITDRQACAEEFEVGGHEFFTRPYDPKSLLSRVRQALQRKMLADGGTIEVPGEAVLSTEEGFPSPQVPESVSASAPAQSESWERVNLREVQVDAGLLKKVPFKFVQHYKVFPVKMEEGVLTLAVKNPGDRQMRDDLRQYLGMDVQLVAADENEIEERINSNYGVGAETVEGIWADSGLGEDINLSVAAESDEDIAKMAGDASIVRLVNQILVEAQRKGATDIHIEPYAGKLSLRYRIDGVLRDAKVPDNIIYFLPAIISRIKIMAGLDIVERRLPQDGRAKVKILNQMYDLRVSTLPTQHGESMVIRVLPMTMLFDLAKLGFSEHHLKIFEDLIRRPHGVLLVTGPTGSGKTTTLYTALSKIKRDNEGAKILTIEDPIEYELQGITQTQVNPEIDLTFARSLRSMLRHDPDIMMVGEIRDLETAEIGIRMALTGHLLFSTLHTNDAASGVARLIDMGVEPYLVASSVEAFIAQRLVRRICEDCKVEYHPTERELGKLGHPKDLDICFKGEGCDECNSTGYRGRTGIHEILVVDDTIKKLINEKVPSEEIKKAAVAAGMKTLWDDGKEKIRLGITTVEEVLRMTTADSNDDLPV, encoded by the coding sequence ATGGTTCAAAAGCCGTCTATTCTGGTTGTTGAAAGCGACCTGGGTTTTGCCAATCTCCTCCGGCTCCGTCTGGAGGAGGCGGGCTATCGCGTCCACATGGCCCTTTCCGGCAGAGAAGTGTTGATCCGGGCCATTGACGAGACTCCGGATCTGTTGATCGTGGACGCGAAACTCCCGGACAAGAGCGGTCTGGATCTCTTTGCTGAGCTCAAAGAGATAGCCAAGTTCCGTCACACCCCGGTCCTTTTCATCACCGACCGGCAAGCCTGTGCCGAAGAATTTGAAGTCGGCGGCCATGAATTCTTTACTCGTCCCTATGATCCCAAGAGCCTGCTCTCCCGTGTCCGCCAAGCCCTTCAGCGCAAAATGCTTGCAGACGGCGGCACCATCGAGGTACCCGGGGAAGCCGTGCTGAGTACTGAAGAGGGTTTTCCTTCGCCCCAAGTGCCGGAGTCTGTCTCTGCGTCCGCCCCGGCCCAGTCTGAGAGCTGGGAGCGCGTCAATCTGCGCGAAGTGCAGGTAGATGCCGGACTGCTGAAGAAAGTTCCGTTCAAGTTTGTTCAGCATTACAAGGTTTTTCCCGTGAAGATGGAAGAGGGGGTCCTGACTTTGGCTGTCAAGAATCCCGGTGATCGGCAGATGCGGGATGATTTGCGTCAGTATCTGGGTATGGATGTGCAGCTAGTGGCTGCGGATGAGAATGAGATCGAGGAGCGCATAAACTCCAACTATGGTGTGGGGGCCGAAACTGTTGAGGGAATTTGGGCGGACAGCGGTTTAGGCGAGGATATTAATCTCAGCGTTGCGGCTGAGTCGGACGAGGATATTGCCAAGATGGCGGGGGATGCGTCCATTGTGCGCTTGGTCAACCAGATTCTGGTCGAGGCCCAGCGCAAGGGAGCCACGGATATCCACATTGAGCCCTATGCGGGGAAGCTCAGCCTGCGTTACCGGATTGACGGGGTGCTGCGCGATGCCAAGGTGCCGGACAATATCATCTATTTCCTGCCGGCCATCATTTCCAGAATAAAAATTATGGCGGGTTTGGATATTGTGGAGCGCCGTTTGCCCCAGGATGGGCGGGCCAAAGTTAAGATTCTGAACCAAATGTATGATCTGCGCGTCTCCACCCTTCCCACTCAGCATGGGGAGAGCATGGTGATTCGTGTTCTGCCGATGACCATGCTGTTTGATTTGGCTAAACTCGGGTTCTCCGAGCATCACCTCAAGATCTTTGAGGATCTCATCCGGCGGCCTCACGGGGTCTTGTTGGTGACCGGGCCCACGGGCAGCGGCAAGACCACGACGCTCTACACAGCGCTCTCCAAGATCAAGAGGGATAACGAAGGCGCCAAAATCCTGACCATCGAGGACCCCATCGAATATGAGCTCCAGGGGATTACACAGACGCAAGTGAACCCCGAGATCGATCTGACCTTTGCCCGCAGCCTGCGGAGCATGTTGCGTCATGACCCGGATATCATGATGGTCGGAGAGATCCGGGATCTGGAGACTGCGGAAATCGGAATCCGTATGGCGCTTACCGGACATCTTCTGTTTTCCACTTTGCATACCAATGATGCGGCCAGCGGGGTGGCGCGACTCATTGATATGGGTGTGGAACCCTATTTGGTGGCTTCTTCGGTGGAGGCATTTATTGCCCAGCGTTTGGTGCGCCGGATTTGTGAGGACTGCAAAGTCGAGTACCATCCCACTGAGCGGGAATTGGGAAAACTGGGTCATCCTAAGGATTTGGATATTTGCTTCAAGGGAGAGGGCTGCGATGAATGTAATTCCACGGGTTACCGGGGGCGGACCGGAATTCACGAAATACTGGTGGTGGATGACACTATCAAGAAATTGATCAATGAGAAGGTTCCTTCCGAGGAAATCAAAAAGGCGGCGGTTGCCGCCGGTATGAAGACCCTTTGGGATGACGGCAAGGAAAAGATTCGGTTGGGAATTACGACTGTAGAAGAAGTGTTGAGGATGACCACCGCGGATTCAAATGACGACTTACCGGTATAA
- a CDS encoding type II secretion system protein, with the protein MPTTLPIGKNNAFTLVELLLAVSVLAFGLSMILQGYLTSLKALNRTEELITASVLLESKMDEVLETSTEEKGIQPGFASGDFEEFGDKRHRWELRARSVAEMPMVYEVELAVLWEESGRERAVTSTTLLDAGF; encoded by the coding sequence GTGCCGACGACATTACCAATTGGGAAGAATAATGCTTTCACTCTGGTGGAGCTCCTCCTGGCTGTGAGTGTGCTTGCCTTTGGGTTGAGCATGATTCTTCAAGGATATTTGACTTCACTCAAGGCCCTCAATCGAACAGAGGAGTTGATCACCGCATCTGTTTTGCTGGAATCAAAAATGGATGAAGTTCTGGAGACTTCCACGGAAGAAAAGGGAATCCAGCCGGGTTTTGCGAGCGGAGACTTTGAGGAATTTGGGGACAAGAGGCACCGTTGGGAGCTGCGGGCCCGCTCGGTTGCGGAAATGCCTATGGTCTACGAGGTGGAGCTTGCAGTGCTTTGGGAGGAATCCGGAAGGGAGCGTGCGGTCACAAGCACGACATTGCTCGATGCGGGATTCTAG
- a CDS encoding prepilin-type N-terminal cleavage/methylation domain-containing protein, with translation MRDSSRGFLRGFTLLELLITTSLVSLVGLAIANTFSRGLQVWDKVNALGGVEREAGFVLDEFARELRSSFVLDGVEFEGDRESVSFPTLVKARHKEHGDFVGAGRVGYFYDSARKTLSRSAETYAQVLSGSEARAEPLLNHVRSVDLSYYYFDSRFRNYKWEEEWEERESMPIGIKITLGIELKGKREQFVRTVYLYLRNDA, from the coding sequence ATGCGGGATTCTAGCCGCGGCTTTTTGCGCGGGTTTACGCTCCTTGAATTGCTGATTACGACCTCGTTGGTGTCTTTGGTCGGCTTGGCCATTGCGAATACCTTCTCACGCGGTTTACAGGTCTGGGACAAGGTCAATGCCCTGGGCGGCGTGGAGCGAGAGGCCGGTTTTGTTCTGGATGAGTTTGCCCGGGAGCTCCGGAGCTCCTTTGTCTTGGACGGAGTGGAGTTTGAAGGGGACAGGGAATCCGTGAGTTTCCCTACTCTGGTCAAGGCGCGCCACAAGGAGCACGGAGATTTTGTGGGGGCCGGAAGGGTCGGCTATTTCTATGATTCTGCCAGAAAGACCTTGTCGCGCAGCGCTGAAACTTATGCGCAGGTGCTCTCGGGTAGCGAGGCGCGCGCTGAACCCTTGCTTAATCACGTGCGTTCTGTGGATTTGAGCTACTACTATTTTGATTCGCGCTTCCGGAACTACAAGTGGGAAGAGGAGTGGGAGGAGCGCGAAAGTATGCCGATCGGCATTAAGATAACGCTGGGAATCGAGTTGAAGGGCAAGCGAGAGCAGTTTGTCCGGACTGTTTACCTGTATCTGAGGAATGACGCCTGA
- the pilM gene encoding pilus assembly protein PilM: MSLLDRSKSVALIQIGRNFLKLMSLRCSSREVEVVRVSRRNLTQDSGPLKTLLEEWEIHADKVILVISRDQVLLRNLELPSTDLEEITEIVSLQADKQTPFSRDEITAGFRVLSSSKEHYTHILLAVIQKEIIQNVTKALPVPLSKIERICLDTECLSNWDPVLRSKLDTRTYALLDLEQDRMDFCVCSEGKLLFSRLVPFKSSREWSPEVERQVTEEIRLCLEAYKNEELGPEIREAVLMGARVAKERLAKICRERFLIKPVCFSEEAASELTYSEQVERYLEREMKEDGSSSKLMGLALNLNAELMDFVPAEMGRIRRKQRQAKEMMLTGVLSAALLLCAGAVIGSESFYKYKYNNDLGQELHRLESTATILRRYKQRLGVIRERVDLKGSALEGLYQIHRAVPQEMYLTGIQFDWGDGFSIRGTASSTPPVFEMVRDLEKLPEFQNVKTKYVTRRRIENMELTDFEVNCPLSP, from the coding sequence GTGAGTCTTCTGGACCGCTCCAAGAGCGTTGCCCTCATTCAGATAGGACGCAATTTCCTCAAACTTATGTCCTTGCGCTGCAGTTCGCGGGAAGTCGAAGTGGTGCGTGTCTCCCGCCGTAACCTGACCCAGGACTCGGGTCCCTTGAAGACTCTTCTGGAGGAGTGGGAGATCCACGCGGATAAAGTCATTCTGGTCATTTCCCGCGACCAAGTGTTGTTGCGCAACTTGGAGTTGCCCAGCACTGATTTGGAAGAGATTACCGAGATCGTGAGCCTGCAAGCCGACAAACAAACTCCCTTTTCCCGCGATGAAATTACGGCAGGGTTTAGAGTTCTCAGTTCCTCCAAGGAACATTACACCCACATCTTGTTGGCCGTCATTCAAAAAGAAATTATTCAAAACGTTACCAAGGCCCTCCCTGTGCCCTTGTCCAAGATCGAACGGATCTGCCTGGATACGGAGTGTTTGTCCAACTGGGATCCGGTACTGCGGTCGAAACTTGATACCCGGACCTATGCCCTGTTGGATTTGGAGCAGGACCGGATGGACTTTTGTGTGTGTTCCGAAGGCAAACTTCTGTTCAGCCGTTTAGTGCCCTTTAAATCTTCGAGGGAATGGAGTCCGGAAGTGGAACGTCAAGTTACCGAAGAGATTCGGCTTTGTTTGGAGGCTTACAAGAACGAGGAACTGGGTCCGGAAATCCGCGAGGCCGTATTGATGGGCGCGCGCGTGGCCAAGGAGCGGCTGGCCAAGATCTGCAGAGAACGGTTTCTAATCAAGCCGGTTTGTTTTTCGGAGGAGGCTGCATCAGAACTTACGTATTCCGAACAGGTCGAACGCTATCTGGAAAGAGAGATGAAGGAGGACGGGAGTTCTTCTAAACTGATGGGGCTGGCACTCAATCTCAACGCGGAGCTCATGGATTTTGTTCCCGCAGAGATGGGGCGCATCCGGAGGAAGCAGCGGCAGGCCAAGGAAATGATGCTTACCGGAGTTCTCAGTGCGGCTTTGCTTTTGTGCGCAGGAGCGGTAATTGGAAGTGAGAGTTTCTATAAGTATAAATATAACAATGACTTAGGACAAGAGTTGCACCGTCTGGAATCCACGGCCACTATACTGCGGCGCTACAAGCAGAGGCTGGGAGTTATCCGGGAGCGTGTCGACTTAAAGGGGAGCGCACTGGAAGGCCTGTATCAAATACACCGCGCGGTTCCGCAAGAAATGTACCTCACTGGGATTCAATTTGATTGGGGGGACGGTTTTTCGATCCGGGGAACCGCCTCTTCTACGCCGCCGGTATTTGAAATGGTCCGGGATTTAGAGAAGCTCCCTGAATTTCAAAACGTGAAGACCAAATACGTGACACGGCGCCGTATCGAAAACATGGAACTGACCGATTTTGAAGTCAACTGTCCGCTGAGCCCATGA
- a CDS encoding general secretion pathway protein GspK — MNRRGSVFILVIWSLLFLGILAVGLSRRVFTEIELAAFSKTKVQARSLALAATKIGEQALLANKNPYIALNQFWSTGKLSEESPSAFRNIPLGEGEFSIRVYKPAPSPEEPAFEHFGLIDEERKLNINTADAKSLETLIRKVTSLDLMGANTLANSIVDWRDQDTFSSPGGAEDGYYSGLDPSYECKDAPFQVLEELHFVRGMTPQVFTQLEEFVTVFGNGVLNINTVGEDTLVALGLEESIVSRIVNYRRGLDQRDGSSDDKIFESAGSIGPELLDEGILSEEEAALVSSLASRGAIGVSSEHFALHAEGKADKRVKRIVCVMNRDGNVLSWRE, encoded by the coding sequence ATGAACCGGCGCGGGAGCGTGTTCATTCTTGTGATTTGGAGTCTGCTGTTTTTAGGTATCCTGGCTGTAGGCCTTAGCAGACGGGTGTTTACGGAGATTGAGCTCGCGGCATTCTCCAAGACCAAGGTGCAGGCCCGGTCTTTGGCTTTGGCTGCCACCAAGATCGGGGAACAGGCTCTCTTGGCGAATAAAAACCCCTATATTGCGTTGAATCAGTTCTGGAGCACCGGAAAGTTGTCTGAAGAATCTCCGTCTGCGTTCCGGAACATCCCTTTGGGTGAGGGCGAATTCAGTATCCGGGTGTATAAGCCCGCGCCCTCTCCCGAAGAACCGGCCTTTGAGCATTTTGGTTTGATCGATGAAGAGAGAAAACTCAACATCAATACTGCAGATGCCAAGAGCTTGGAGACCCTCATTCGAAAGGTTACGAGCCTGGACCTGATGGGGGCTAATACCTTGGCGAACTCAATCGTGGATTGGCGGGACCAGGACACCTTTTCCAGTCCGGGTGGGGCCGAAGACGGTTACTACAGCGGACTGGACCCCTCATACGAGTGCAAAGACGCGCCCTTCCAAGTGCTGGAAGAACTTCATTTTGTGAGGGGAATGACACCTCAAGTCTTTACTCAACTCGAGGAGTTTGTGACCGTGTTTGGAAACGGGGTTCTTAACATCAATACCGTGGGAGAGGATACGTTGGTTGCTCTTGGGTTGGAGGAATCCATTGTCAGCAGAATCGTGAATTATCGCCGCGGGCTGGACCAGAGAGACGGCAGTTCGGATGATAAAATCTTCGAAAGCGCCGGATCCATCGGCCCAGAATTGTTGGATGAAGGGATCCTCAGCGAAGAAGAGGCCGCCCTTGTCTCAAGCTTGGCAAGCCGGGGGGCTATCGGAGTCTCTTCAGAGCATTTTGCCCTTCATGCGGAGGGCAAGGCGGATAAACGTGTCAAGAGGATTGTCTGTGTGATGAACAGGGACGGCAACGTCCTATCCTGGAGAGAATAG
- a CDS encoding type II secretion system F family protein, with protein MTTYRYKAKKGLETVEGVMEGLSQDQVIERLEQQGFLPVRVVESSSKGEKKASTSNAALKPLWSKRVPVRDIHAFTRQMASLLRAKVRVARALEILARESSNPQVRQMLAQVHEEVKGGRQLSEALGLYPKNFSRVYLNMVASGEKGGMLHTIMERLADFADREEEIRSRVRSAMAYPLFMAAVGAVTIFVMMAFVMPRLVGLFAESQQALPAATQVLIQISQFLKLYWYWVLLGVCGLGIAGYRYWEKFGHRNPVLARFLLALPGLGAVLIQREMARFCRTLGTLVQNGIPIRDAVDATVPTLGNCALEQALSGVRGELDRGATVAQSLGKVSYFPGFVISLIGVGEEAGDVGSSLLEVASNYEKRLDEQVKILSSLIEPLMILVVGLVVGYIVMAMLLPIFDLSLK; from the coding sequence ATGACGACTTACCGGTATAAGGCCAAAAAGGGTCTGGAGACAGTTGAGGGCGTGATGGAAGGCCTGAGCCAGGATCAGGTGATCGAGCGCCTGGAGCAGCAGGGCTTCCTGCCTGTGCGCGTGGTCGAATCTTCCTCCAAGGGCGAGAAGAAGGCCTCAACCTCGAATGCGGCCCTTAAGCCTCTTTGGTCAAAGCGCGTCCCTGTGAGGGATATCCACGCCTTTACGCGCCAAATGGCAAGTCTCTTGCGTGCCAAAGTGCGGGTTGCACGCGCCCTGGAGATCCTGGCCCGCGAGTCCTCCAACCCCCAGGTCCGGCAGATGCTCGCCCAGGTCCATGAGGAAGTCAAGGGAGGCAGGCAACTCTCCGAAGCCTTGGGCCTTTATCCCAAAAATTTTTCCCGTGTCTACCTTAATATGGTGGCCTCGGGTGAAAAGGGAGGCATGCTGCACACCATCATGGAGCGCTTGGCGGATTTTGCAGACCGTGAAGAGGAGATTCGCTCCCGTGTCCGGTCGGCTATGGCCTATCCGCTCTTTATGGCTGCAGTCGGGGCAGTGACGATTTTTGTGATGATGGCCTTTGTGATGCCGCGGTTGGTCGGCCTCTTTGCGGAGTCGCAACAAGCTTTGCCTGCTGCCACGCAGGTGCTTATCCAAATCAGCCAGTTTCTCAAATTGTATTGGTACTGGGTGCTTCTGGGTGTGTGCGGTTTGGGGATTGCGGGCTACAGGTATTGGGAGAAATTCGGGCACCGGAATCCGGTTTTGGCGCGCTTTCTCTTGGCGCTGCCCGGATTGGGGGCGGTGCTCATCCAGCGCGAGATGGCGCGTTTTTGCCGCACTCTCGGGACACTGGTTCAGAACGGGATCCCGATTCGCGATGCCGTGGATGCCACGGTGCCGACCCTGGGGAATTGCGCCTTGGAACAGGCTCTCTCGGGTGTGCGCGGGGAACTGGACCGGGGGGCGACTGTGGCGCAGAGCCTGGGCAAGGTGAGTTATTTTCCCGGATTCGTGATCAGCCTCATTGGGGTGGGCGAGGAGGCCGGTGATGTCGGGAGCTCGCTGTTGGAAGTTGCTTCCAACTATGAGAAACGCCTGGATGAGCAGGTCAAGATTTTAAGCAGTTTGATTGAGCCCTTGATGATCCTCGTCGTGGGCCTGGTTGTTGGGTATATTGTGATGGCCATGCTTTTGCCCATATTTGATTTGAGTCTGAAGTGA
- the pilO gene encoding type 4a pilus biogenesis protein PilO, with product MVELDQQIKDKEAMVRSAMALISQEKFLEEQISKYEHFIRPLSTEEEEMGIFLHEIEQMAGDSDLQIEDMRPTPPVKSSTNMEYEMEVQLGGRMEGLMAFVYRLHNSSGLFRVEKIRMNSKAGEPANLNTYMTISKVLVK from the coding sequence TTGGTTGAGCTGGACCAGCAGATTAAGGATAAGGAGGCGATGGTTCGCAGTGCCATGGCATTGATCAGCCAGGAAAAATTTTTGGAGGAGCAGATCTCCAAGTACGAACATTTTATCCGTCCGCTCAGCACTGAGGAAGAGGAGATGGGGATCTTTCTCCATGAGATTGAACAGATGGCCGGAGACTCGGATTTGCAAATCGAGGACATGCGCCCTACCCCTCCGGTCAAGTCCTCTACGAATATGGAATATGAGATGGAGGTGCAGTTAGGGGGCAGGATGGAGGGGCTTATGGCCTTTGTCTATCGCTTGCACAACAGTTCCGGGCTCTTCCGTGTAGAGAAGATTAGAATGAATTCCAAAGCCGGAGAGCCTGCGAATCTCAACACCTACATGACAATCTCAAAGGTTTTGGTTAAGTGA